The Cognatishimia activa nucleotide sequence CTGCAAGGCTTTCTGCCAGCACCCAAGCATCTTCCATCGCCATCACCGCGCCTTGCGCCATAAATGGCAGCGTTGGATGTGCCGCATCCCCCAGTATGGCGGTGTTTTCTCCCCACCATTTCTGCGCAACTGGGTGGCGAAAGAGACCCCATAGACCAACATCTGTCACCTCGCGCAAAAGCGCGGGCACGTCGCCGCCAAAATCTGCAAAGGCCGCACGCAGGTTGTCTGGGTCGTCGCGATGGCTCCAGCCTTCCTCAACCCAATCCATACGCTCTTGCACAGCAACAAGATTAACCAACTCACCGCCACGCAGTGGGTAGCTGACCAAATGCCTTTTTGGCCCCATGTGAACCTGCGCGACATTGGGATGCCCCATGCTGTTGGGCACAGTAGCGCGCCAGGCAGTTTGTCGGGTGAAAAATGGGGCTGATGTACCGTTTAAGGCCTGTCGCGTGATCGAATGCAGCCCGTCAGCGCCGATGATCAGATCAGCCGTGAATGTATCCCCATTAGCCATACTCGCGCGCGGCTTTTCTCCGGGAGTGACAGATGCCACTTTCTGCAAAAGCCGAATTTCAACACCAGATTCACGGCATGCCTTGGAAAGAATATCAATTAAATCAGCACGATGGACAAAGAAATACTCTTGATCATCGTCCAAAAGACCCAAGTCCAGACGGGTGACCAAGCGTCCGGCCTTATAGTCATTCAGCTCAACCGCCTCAGCCTTGAGACAGGTCTTGCGAATTTCCTCTGCTAGACCCAGAGCCTTCAGAACGCAGAATCCATTTGGGCTGACCTGAATACCTGCGCCAACCTCGCTGATTGCATCCGCCTGCTCTAGCACCGTCACCTGCGCACCGCGTTGCGCCAGTGCCAAGGCTGCAGTGAGACCGCCGATGCCTCCTCCGAGAACGCCAATATTCATGCCCAAAAGACTCATCTTCACCCCTCTCAAAGCAAAACCGCCAGCGCAAAAGGCCGGCGGTCTTGGTCATTCAGTAAAGTCACAGCAATCAATCGTCGCGGTGCACTTTTTCCCGGCGCTCGTGGCGTTCCTGTGCTTCCAGCGTCATGGTTGCAATCGGACGTGCATCAAGACGTTTCAGCGAAATCGGGTCGCCAGTCTTTTCACAGTAGCCGTACTCACCTTCATCGATCCGGCGCAGAGCAGAATCAATCTTGGCAACCAGCTTGCGCTGACGATCGCGAGTGCGCAGTTCCAGAGCCCGGTCGGTCTCTTCGCTGGCGCGGTCGGCAATGTCAGGAATATTGCGTGTGTTGTCTTGCAGGCCTTCGATTGTATCCCGGCTACCCGCCAGAAGTTCTTCTTTCCAATCAATCAGCTTACGTCGAAAATATTCAATTTGACGGTCGTTCATAAACGGTTCGTCATCTGCAGGACGGTAATCTTCCGGCAGGAAAACTTCAGCTTTCATTTCCGCTCCCTCATCGCGGTACAAGCCTGAGGTCTTAAACTCAACAGACCTGAACCCCCTAAACTGCGCAGGATGTATCGCAGTGATAGCGAATTGTCACTACCTGAAGTGACGGCATTGAAGTGAAAAGACCTTCGGGCTAGGTTGCCCCCTGCCAGAGATCGGCTAATACCATGATGAGGCGCGATAAAATGAAATTTGAAGGCACGCAGGATTATGTGGCCACAGCAGACCTGACGGTTGCTGTAAACGCATCTGTGACACTAGAGCGCCCATTGCTGGTCAAAGGCGAGCCGGGGACCGGGAAAACCGAGCTTGCGA carries:
- a CDS encoding FAD-dependent monooxygenase; translation: MSLLGMNIGVLGGGIGGLTAALALAQRGAQVTVLEQADAISEVGAGIQVSPNGFCVLKALGLAEEIRKTCLKAEAVELNDYKAGRLVTRLDLGLLDDDQEYFFVHRADLIDILSKACRESGVEIRLLQKVASVTPGEKPRASMANGDTFTADLIIGADGLHSITRQALNGTSAPFFTRQTAWRATVPNSMGHPNVAQVHMGPKRHLVSYPLRGGELVNLVAVQERMDWVEEGWSHRDDPDNLRAAFADFGGDVPALLREVTDVGLWGLFRHPVAQKWWGENTAILGDAAHPTLPFMAQGAVMAMEDAWVLAESLAGTEAVTSGLALYQSKRHERCSRIVVQASGNAWKYHLSGLPMRMAAHTGMRLLGALAPKKMMGQFDWIYRFDVTGAD
- the dksA gene encoding RNA polymerase-binding protein DksA → MKAEVFLPEDYRPADDEPFMNDRQIEYFRRKLIDWKEELLAGSRDTIEGLQDNTRNIPDIADRASEETDRALELRTRDRQRKLVAKIDSALRRIDEGEYGYCEKTGDPISLKRLDARPIATMTLEAQERHERREKVHRDD